A single region of the Nocardioides sp. W7 genome encodes:
- a CDS encoding PP2C family protein-serine/threonine phosphatase: MNAAQEEHRPARSTALGRRWRSSYRGGLVREYRLVAALMALTVLIDVGVAFSPTTFPFTSLMVPLLVGSLLLGPRQLQWFVIWVMLMLMVALLNQEDITARIVGATAIQFLMGFIVLLSSFRRTRLGVGGAMGESMLVDLRDRILNQGGIPELPNGWYVESALRSAGGTPFAGDFMVATQPSRERLEVVVVDVSGKGEQAGTRALLLSGAFGGLLGALPPDQFLGAANDYLLRQDWEEGFATAVHLSLDLRSGDFEIRTAGHPPAVHRAKGSGRWSVLQTEGPVLGLLENAQFSCARGTLGQGDAVLLYTDGMVEEPRRDIDLGIDRMLGEAEVLLRGDFTGAAARLVDALGSRNDDRAMLVVNRA; encoded by the coding sequence ATGAACGCGGCGCAGGAAGAGCACCGGCCGGCGCGTTCCACGGCGCTGGGCCGGCGCTGGCGTTCGTCGTACCGCGGCGGGCTGGTGCGCGAGTACCGCCTGGTCGCGGCCCTGATGGCGCTCACCGTGCTCATCGACGTCGGCGTCGCCTTCTCGCCGACGACGTTCCCGTTCACCTCGCTCATGGTGCCGCTGCTGGTGGGGAGCCTGCTGCTCGGCCCGCGTCAGCTCCAGTGGTTCGTGATCTGGGTGATGCTGATGCTGATGGTCGCCCTGCTCAACCAGGAGGACATCACCGCGCGGATCGTCGGTGCGACGGCGATCCAGTTCCTGATGGGCTTCATCGTGCTGCTGTCCTCCTTCCGCCGCACCCGCCTCGGCGTGGGCGGCGCGATGGGGGAGTCGATGCTGGTCGACCTGCGCGACCGGATCCTCAACCAGGGCGGCATCCCGGAGCTGCCGAACGGCTGGTACGTCGAGTCCGCGCTCCGCTCGGCGGGCGGGACCCCGTTCGCCGGTGACTTCATGGTCGCCACCCAGCCCTCGCGCGAGCGGCTGGAGGTCGTCGTGGTCGACGTGTCGGGCAAGGGGGAGCAGGCCGGCACCCGTGCGCTGCTGCTCTCCGGCGCGTTCGGCGGCCTGCTCGGTGCGCTGCCACCCGACCAGTTCCTGGGCGCGGCCAACGACTACCTGCTCCGCCAGGACTGGGAGGAGGGGTTCGCGACCGCCGTACATCTCAGCCTCGACCTGCGGAGCGGGGACTTCGAGATCCGCACGGCCGGTCACCCGCCGGCGGTCCATCGGGCCAAGGGATCGGGGCGGTGGTCCGTGCTGCAGACCGAGGGCCCGGTCCTGGGTCTGCTGGAGAACGCCCAGTTCAGCTGCGCCCGGGGCACCCTCGGCCAGGGCGACGCCGTACTGCTCTACACCGACGGGATGGTCGAGGAGCCGCGCCGCGACATCGACCTCGGCATCGACCGGATGCTGGGCGAGGCCGAGGTCCTGCTGCGTGGCGACTTCACCGGAGCGGCCGCCCGCCTGGTCGACGCCCTCGGGTCGCGCAACGACGACCGGGCGATGCTGGTGGTCAACCGGGCCTGA
- a CDS encoding DNA-formamidopyrimidine glycosylase family protein, whose product MPEGHTLHRLAGELTRTFAGRLVRVGSPQGRFADSAALLDGLVLESAEAWGKHLFVAFPGERFIHIHLGLYGKLDVHDGVEDVPDPVGQVRLRLVRASTTEAAAYADLRGATACELLTRAGRDAIVARSGPDPIRPDADPDRAWERIRRSRVTIAGLLMDQAVLAGVGNVYRAEVLFRHRVDPFRPGNTLRRAQWQAMWDDLVELMAEGVRTGRIDTVRPEHTPEAMGRAPRKDDHGGEVYVYRRHTQPCLVCGTEVRTEVLAGRNLFWCPRCQRRHRPRQ is encoded by the coding sequence ATGCCTGAGGGGCACACCCTCCACCGCCTCGCGGGCGAGCTCACCCGCACCTTCGCCGGCCGCCTCGTGCGCGTCGGCAGCCCCCAGGGCCGGTTCGCCGACTCGGCCGCGCTGCTGGACGGCCTGGTGCTGGAGAGTGCTGAGGCGTGGGGCAAGCACCTGTTCGTCGCCTTCCCCGGCGAGCGCTTCATCCATATTCACCTGGGGCTGTACGGCAAGCTCGACGTCCACGACGGGGTCGAGGACGTCCCCGACCCGGTCGGCCAGGTCCGGCTCCGGCTGGTGCGGGCCTCGACCACCGAAGCAGCCGCGTACGCCGACCTGCGCGGTGCGACCGCCTGTGAGCTGCTGACGCGCGCCGGGCGCGACGCGATCGTCGCCCGCTCCGGGCCCGACCCGATCCGCCCCGACGCGGACCCGGACCGGGCCTGGGAGCGGATCCGGCGCAGCCGGGTCACGATCGCCGGCCTGCTCATGGACCAGGCGGTGCTGGCGGGTGTCGGGAACGTCTACCGCGCCGAGGTGCTGTTCCGGCACCGGGTCGATCCGTTCCGCCCCGGCAACACCCTGCGCCGGGCCCAGTGGCAGGCGATGTGGGACGACCTGGTCGAGCTGATGGCCGAGGGGGTGCGCACCGGCCGGATCGACACCGTCCGGCCCGAGCACACCCCGGAGGCGATGGGCCGAGCGCCGCGCAAGGACGACCACGGCGGGGAGGTGTACGTCTACCGACGGCACACCCAACCGTGCCTGGTGTGCGGCACCGAGGTCCGGACCGAGGTGCTGGCCGGACGCAACCTGTTCTGGTGCCCGCGTTGTCAACGTCGGCACCGACCGCGGCAGTAG